The Christensenella timonensis DNA segment GTGAGCCAATCAAGTTAACACAGCCTGTGAATGCGGTCAGAAAGGGCATACTGCTTGTCCCTGGTGATCGCCAGAAGGAAGGGCTGATGCTCAAGGACTCCGTGTACACAAATATGATTTTCCCAAAATTAGCTCTGAAAAAGCAGCCTCTCTTTACGCCTACGAAGAAATATCGTGAAGAGTGCGAGCAGATCGTAAAAACGCTGTCTATCAAGACTGCGGGGATCGATCTTTCCGTAGATAAGCTCTCGGGTGGTAATCAGCAAAAAGTCGTTGTCGGCAAATGGCTGCCATTCGATACGAATGTGCTGCTTCTTGCCGACCCGGCAAAAGGTGTTGACGTAGGTGCAAAGCACGATCTTTATGAGTTCATCATGAAGATGGTGAAAGAAAAAAATATGAGCGTTATCCTGTATGCAAGTGACAACGACGAGCTTGTGAGTTACTGTGACCGCGTTTTGGTCATGTACGAAGGCAAGATCGTCGGCGAGCTGAAGGGAAAAGAGATTTCAGACGAGGCAATCGTTGAAATGTCGCTGCAGGTAAAATCGCGGGAAGAGAGGGAAGTGCAATGAGCGAAAAAGAAATGACGCACAGGAATGGTTTCCAGAAATTTATGCACAGGCCCGAATTTGCAACGCTGATCATTTTTATCGCAATGATCGTGATTGTCGCGGCTCTGCAGGGAAACTTCTTTGAGCCTTCTTCATTGAGAAACAGTATCATATCGTGGACCCCTTTGATTCTGCTTGCAATGGGGCAGGCGGTCGTTATTATTGCAGGTGGTCTCGACTTATCAAGTGGTCCGGCGATGGCCTTTATGATGTGCGTGATGGCGAGCATCATGAAAAAGGATGACCCGTCGACTGGCCTTCCAGCTCTATTGATGGGCCTGGTGGTCATGTTGGTTGTGGGTATTGTCAATGGCGTGGCTGTTGGATACTTAAAGCTTCCACCTATCATTGCGACGTTTGCAACGTCTTATGTATGGCTGGGTGCATCGCTGTTTATCATGCCGACACCAGGTGGCGAATGTGTAAATTGGATGCGTGCGTTTTATGATTTTGCATCGGTAGAGGCCATGCCAGAAGCATTAAAAGCATTTGGCCAGGCGATTCCGACAGGTGTGTTACTCATTATTGCGGCAGTTGTAATATGGTACTGCGTAAGCAGGACCAGGACAGGCCGTTACATCTATGCGGTCGGTTCCAACCGTACGGTTGCATACCAGAGCGGCATTAATACATCCAAGGTACAGCTCTTAGCGTATATGATCAATGCTATCTTCATTTTTTTCTGTGCGCTTTTCATGGTCGCACAGAACCAGGCAGGCAGCGCGCGTATCGGTGATCCGCTGACATTGCAGTGCGTTGCAGCCGCGGTAGTTGGCGGCGTGGCCTTAACAGGTGGTAAAGGGAATGTATTCATGGCAATCGTTGGCGCGATCATCATGAGCCTTGTTAGCAAGCTGATCTATGTTGCGAATGTAGAGAGCGCATATCAGTCGCTCGTTTCGGGCATCATCATCATTGCGGCAATCGCAAGCTCCACGATTTATACAACAATCAACGAAAGGGCATTGTTGAAAGGGGGGCAAGCTAAATGAATCCGCAGGAAAATATATTAAAGAAAAGAGCGCTGGGAAAAGGATTCCAGAAATATAGTAAACTTGTTATCGCGGCGGTATTGATCGTAATATTATTTGCCGTAGGTGAAATTGTAGTTAAAAATACGACAGGTGGGACATTTGCTTCCTTTGAGCAAGTCTTGCTGATGCTGAAGTTTGCGACGTATATTGCGCTCTTTGGTTTGGCGCAGATGCTCGTGATCAGCGCTGGCGGCGACATCGACCTTTCGGTCGGATACATCGCGACGCTCGTGGCCGTATTGTCTGCAAAGTTTATGGACGGCCAAAACGAGAATCTCTGGATCGCGATTTTGATTGCAATCGGTATTGGTTGCCTGGTTGGTCTTGCAAACGGTCTGTTGACACACTTTGTAAAACTGCCTTCGTTAGTCGTTACAATGGCAATGGCAAATATCCTGCAAGGCGTTGTCAATGTCTATGCAGCCGGTTCCAGTATCACAGGCGCGCCTTCTCCGGTATTGAATGAGGTTGCGGCAAAGATGACGGGAATTTTCCCGAACATACTTTGGGTATTGATCATCGCGACTGTAGTCATCATGGTGATCATGTACAAAACAAAAATCGGCGTGAAGCTGTTAGGCGTTGGATCGAACCCCACGGCGGCCTACCTTTCAGGTATCAATGTCAAGCGTGTAAGGACGATCGCTTTCATGTTCAGCGGTATCATTGCAGGGCTTGTAGGCTTGTTGCTGATTGGCAACCTGGGACAGGCGTTCAAGGACATGGCTTCACAGTATGTCATGCCGAGTATTGCTGCAGTCGTTGTCGGTGGCATCTCCCTTAACGGTGGTGAAGGAAATTTTATTGGCGTTATCTTGGGGGCGGCGGTCTTACAGACACTAACGAACCTGTTCGTTGCATTCGGATGGGGCGATGCAGGTAAATGGCTTGGATATGGACTGATTTTGCTCTTCATGCTGATTGCATATGTCCGTGAGAAAATAAGCAGATAAGATGAAGAGTATAAAAGGTTTTAATTGGATCTGAGCTTTTAGCACACCATTGTAAATGGTACACGTTTACAATGGTGTGTTTTTTAGGGAATCAACAATGAAAGTAACCAATGGGAGGTACCGTTATGACGAAAATGTATGAAGAGATATTGGAGCAGCCGCGCGTTCTCGCAGGAATCCGCGAAAAAAACAAAGGAACCCTGGAAAAACTGCTGGAAGAAATCAAAAAGGCGGATATCCGCCAGGTGGTGATCGCTGCGCGCGGGACGTCCGATCATTGCGCAATCTATGCGAAATACCTGATCGAAATGCTTTTGAAGCTGCCGGTATCCCTTTCCGCACCTTCGGTCAACACGCTGTATGGCTCGCAGATCGTATACCGGGACGCGCTGGTGATCGGGATATCGCAGTCGGGCATGGCGGAGGATGT contains these protein-coding regions:
- a CDS encoding ABC transporter permease, giving the protein MTHRNGFQKFMHRPEFATLIIFIAMIVIVAALQGNFFEPSSLRNSIISWTPLILLAMGQAVVIIAGGLDLSSGPAMAFMMCVMASIMKKDDPSTGLPALLMGLVVMLVVGIVNGVAVGYLKLPPIIATFATSYVWLGASLFIMPTPGGECVNWMRAFYDFASVEAMPEALKAFGQAIPTGVLLIIAAVVIWYCVSRTRTGRYIYAVGSNRTVAYQSGINTSKVQLLAYMINAIFIFFCALFMVAQNQAGSARIGDPLTLQCVAAAVVGGVALTGGKGNVFMAIVGAIIMSLVSKLIYVANVESAYQSLVSGIIIIAAIASSTIYTTINERALLKGGQAK
- a CDS encoding ABC transporter permease, encoding MNPQENILKKRALGKGFQKYSKLVIAAVLIVILFAVGEIVVKNTTGGTFASFEQVLLMLKFATYIALFGLAQMLVISAGGDIDLSVGYIATLVAVLSAKFMDGQNENLWIAILIAIGIGCLVGLANGLLTHFVKLPSLVVTMAMANILQGVVNVYAAGSSITGAPSPVLNEVAAKMTGIFPNILWVLIIATVVIMVIMYKTKIGVKLLGVGSNPTAAYLSGINVKRVRTIAFMFSGIIAGLVGLLLIGNLGQAFKDMASQYVMPSIAAVVVGGISLNGGEGNFIGVILGAAVLQTLTNLFVAFGWGDAGKWLGYGLILLFMLIAYVREKISR